In Flavobacterium sp. N1736, the following are encoded in one genomic region:
- a CDS encoding carboxymuconolactone decarboxylase family protein, whose product MTRLTALNPEEVTGKTKDLFNAVQAKLGVVPNMMRTMGNSPAVLEGYLNLSGALSHGKLSAKTGELLALTISEKNSCEYCVAAHTFIGEKLLKADAQVLQDARKGNSADAKTDAILKFAKVLVSKNGLVSNEDVQAVKNAGASEAEIAETVAHVALNVLTNYFNNTANTELDFPAVQSLELQN is encoded by the coding sequence ATGACACGATTAACAGCATTAAACCCAGAAGAAGTAACAGGAAAAACTAAAGATTTATTCAACGCTGTACAAGCAAAATTAGGCGTTGTTCCAAATATGATGAGAACAATGGGAAATTCTCCGGCGGTATTAGAAGGGTATTTAAATTTAAGCGGCGCTTTAAGCCACGGAAAACTAAGTGCAAAAACTGGTGAATTATTAGCCTTGACAATTTCAGAAAAAAATTCATGTGAATATTGCGTAGCGGCACACACTTTTATTGGCGAAAAATTACTAAAAGCTGATGCTCAGGTTTTACAAGATGCAAGAAAAGGAAATTCTGCAGACGCAAAAACAGATGCAATTTTAAAATTTGCTAAAGTATTAGTGAGTAAAAATGGTTTGGTAAGCAACGAAGATGTACAGGCAGTTAAAAATGCAGGAGCTTCAGAAGCTGAAATCGCCGAAACTGTTGCACACGTAGCTTTGAATGTTTTAACCAACTATTTCAATAATACTGCCAATACAGAACTTGATTTTCCTGCAGTTCAAAGTTTAGAATTACAAAACTAA
- a CDS encoding pyruvate dehydrogenase complex dihydrolipoamide acetyltransferase, with translation MAIKVTMPRLSDTMTEGTVATWLKKVGDKISEGDILAEIETDKATMEFESFNEGTLLHIGIQAGETAPVDALLAIIGKEGEDISALLAGGDAPAAPEASKPKTDAPAAETKTETAAPAKAATELPKGVIVVTMPRLSDTMTEGTVATWLKKVGDTVAEGDILAEIETDKATMEFESFNAGTLLYIGIQEGNTAPVDSLLAIIGPAGTDIAGIAENYTAGGTASAPAAEETKAAPAAEKATEATADTSSNGGRILASPLAKKIASDKGIQLTQVKGSGENGRIVKSDIENFTPSAQVQPAASADAKSETAAPAAPKVFVPAGEVFTEEIKNSQMRKIIAKRLAESLFTAPHYNLVIEVNMDEAMGARATINTVPDTKVSFNDMVIKACALALKKHPKINSQWKEDAIIINHHVNIGVAVAVEDGLVVPVLKFTDAMSLSQIGASVRDLAGRAKNKKLGPQEMEGSTFTVSNLGMFGITEFNSIINQPNSAILSVGAIVEKPVVKNGQIVVGNTMMLSLACDHRTIDGATGAQFLQTLKQYIESPVTMLA, from the coding sequence ATGGCGATAAAAGTAACAATGCCTCGTTTGAGCGATACTATGACGGAAGGAACGGTAGCGACCTGGCTTAAAAAAGTAGGCGACAAAATTAGCGAAGGAGATATCCTTGCTGAAATTGAAACAGACAAAGCAACAATGGAGTTCGAATCTTTTAACGAAGGAACTCTTTTACATATTGGAATCCAGGCTGGAGAAACTGCTCCGGTTGATGCATTATTAGCAATTATAGGAAAAGAAGGGGAAGACATTTCAGCACTTTTAGCTGGTGGAGACGCTCCTGCTGCTCCCGAAGCTTCGAAACCAAAAACAGACGCTCCTGCTGCTGAAACAAAAACAGAAACTGCTGCTCCTGCAAAAGCTGCAACTGAATTACCAAAAGGTGTTATAGTAGTAACTATGCCGCGTTTAAGTGATACAATGACAGAAGGAACTGTAGCAACCTGGTTAAAAAAAGTAGGTGATACAGTTGCTGAAGGAGATATTTTGGCAGAAATTGAAACAGACAAAGCTACAATGGAATTTGAGTCTTTCAATGCCGGAACTTTATTATACATAGGAATTCAGGAAGGAAATACTGCTCCTGTTGATAGCTTATTAGCAATCATTGGACCTGCAGGAACTGACATCGCCGGAATTGCTGAAAATTATACTGCCGGAGGTACTGCAAGTGCTCCTGCTGCAGAAGAAACAAAAGCTGCCCCTGCTGCTGAAAAAGCTACAGAAGCAACTGCCGACACTTCATCAAACGGAGGAAGAATTTTAGCTTCACCATTAGCTAAAAAAATCGCTTCTGATAAAGGAATCCAATTAACCCAGGTTAAAGGTTCAGGAGAAAACGGACGTATCGTAAAAAGCGATATCGAAAACTTTACTCCATCTGCACAAGTGCAACCAGCTGCAAGTGCTGACGCAAAATCAGAAACTGCTGCACCAGCTGCTCCAAAAGTATTTGTTCCTGCCGGAGAAGTTTTCACAGAAGAGATCAAAAACTCTCAAATGCGTAAAATTATCGCAAAACGTTTGGCAGAATCTTTATTTACAGCTCCTCACTACAACTTAGTGATCGAAGTAAATATGGACGAAGCAATGGGCGCAAGAGCAACTATCAATACTGTTCCTGATACAAAAGTATCTTTTAACGATATGGTAATTAAAGCTTGTGCTTTAGCCTTGAAAAAACATCCAAAAATTAACTCTCAATGGAAAGAAGATGCTATTATCATCAACCACCACGTTAATATTGGTGTTGCCGTAGCTGTTGAAGACGGATTAGTAGTTCCTGTATTGAAATTTACAGATGCTATGAGTTTATCTCAAATTGGTGCCAGCGTAAGAGATCTTGCAGGAAGAGCTAAAAACAAAAAACTTGGACCTCAGGAAATGGAAGGAAGTACTTTTACAGTATCTAACCTTGGAATGTTTGGTATCACTGAATTTAATTCAATTATCAACCAGCCAAACTCTGCAATCCTTTCTGTAGGTGCAATTGTTGAGAAACCAGTCGTTAAAAACGGTCAGATTGTAGTTGGAAACACAATGATGTTATCATTAGCGTGTGACCACAGAACAATTGACGGTGCAACCGGAGCTCAATTTTTACAAACATTAAAACAATACATCGAAAGCCCGGTTACAATGTTGGCATAA
- the porV gene encoding type IX secretion system outer membrane channel protein PorV: MKKIALLLTCLLIISYAKAQNIENPVTTGVPFLLVAADARAAGLADQGVATSTDAYSQQWNPAKYAFATDAQGLAISYTPYLTDLATDISLGQVNYYNKINERSAFAASFRYFGFGGIELRETGDPNEPTREVSPNEFALDGSYSLKLSDKFSMAVGARYINSNLKIPSTGVDASAASSFAVDIAGFYQSEEIAYSDFNGRWRAGFNMQNLGPKISYDNDDLSSNFLPANLRLGGGFDFILDDYNKVGVSVEFTKLLVPTPPGPGTAVDANGDGDFTDPGDTTQAQADAANYQAYKDIGWVSGIFKSFGDAPGGFSEEIKEVTYSVGAEYMYQDSFAVRAGYFHESPEKGARQFFSLGAGFKYTSVKVDVSYLFSSSKVKNPLENTLRFSLTFNFGDKYEEY, from the coding sequence ATGAAAAAAATAGCACTACTATTAACCTGTTTATTAATTATTTCCTACGCAAAAGCCCAGAATATTGAAAACCCAGTTACTACCGGAGTACCATTTTTATTAGTTGCAGCCGATGCAAGAGCAGCCGGTTTAGCAGATCAGGGAGTTGCGACATCAACAGACGCTTACTCACAACAATGGAACCCGGCAAAATACGCATTTGCGACAGACGCACAAGGTCTTGCAATAAGTTATACTCCTTATTTAACAGACTTAGCCACTGATATCTCTCTTGGACAAGTTAATTATTACAACAAGATTAATGAACGAAGCGCCTTTGCAGCAAGTTTTCGTTATTTTGGTTTTGGCGGAATTGAATTAAGAGAAACAGGAGATCCCAACGAACCTACAAGAGAAGTAAGCCCAAATGAATTTGCTTTAGACGGATCTTACTCTTTAAAATTAAGTGATAAATTCTCGATGGCTGTTGGCGCGAGATACATCAATTCTAATTTAAAAATTCCTTCAACCGGTGTTGATGCATCAGCGGCAAGCTCATTTGCAGTAGACATTGCAGGTTTCTATCAATCAGAAGAAATTGCTTACAGTGATTTTAACGGAAGATGGAGAGCTGGTTTTAATATGCAAAATTTAGGTCCGAAAATAAGTTATGACAACGACGATCTGAGTTCTAACTTTTTGCCGGCAAACCTAAGATTAGGTGGAGGTTTTGATTTTATTTTAGATGATTATAATAAAGTTGGTGTTAGTGTAGAATTTACCAAACTTTTAGTTCCTACGCCTCCGGGACCAGGAACAGCTGTTGACGCCAATGGAGACGGAGATTTTACAGATCCGGGAGACACTACTCAGGCACAAGCTGATGCTGCAAATTATCAGGCTTATAAAGATATAGGATGGGTTTCCGGAATATTTAAATCTTTTGGAGATGCGCCGGGCGGATTTAGTGAAGAAATAAAAGAAGTAACTTATAGTGTTGGAGCCGAATATATGTATCAGGATTCATTTGCGGTAAGAGCAGGATATTTTCACGAAAGCCCTGAAAAAGGAGCAAGACAATTTTTCTCTTTAGGAGCAGGATTCAAATATACTTCTGTAAAAGTTGACGTTTCGTACTTATTCTCATCATCAAAAGTTAAAAATCCGTTAGAAAATACACTTCGTTTTTCTTTAACGTTTAACTTTGGCGACAAATACGAAGAATATTAA
- the porU gene encoding type IX secretion system sortase PorU, translating into MKQALILYLFLIPFVSFSQINSSFTLDWQNKKEVSFGEYKIIIPYFTGNSFRFDTTKKNITLLLKLDDSGSSNDNSVSLTNVIYETISISDLGDLTPENIPNKPNETLKNVLSRDIRQTFLSLSPIIREGNSYKRIKSFSYVTNSSSSKSSNSSTYQKSALVTNSVLASGDWYRFYVEKSGVYRISKSFLQSLGFDAGKVDPRRIKIYGNGGKMLPLANNIYYPDDLTENGIQIIGEEDGTFNNDDYILFYAEGVNNWNTESQTNINLYDTKSYYYITANGGDGKRIPTTNQPTGSSTLELNTFDDYQFHEIDLTNILHLGRLWVGESFDINQEQEFEFNFPNLETSVPVKIEVNALSAAYTTTSFVVSANGQSVGNISFDAIKADSEARFYLKNLISNTTISSSDNIKIKLTYNNNSVPGSKGYLDYINLTAKRKLLGTGKQFKFQYDLAGSTAGIANYTIGNASGISQIWDVTDLYNVSKIENPNLSTFSFKAALGEIRKYIAIDASDFYTPLKDNQPKIANQDLKGTIFKNSQNAFQDIDYVIVAPKFLVSQAEKLANFHRNYSKLNVKVIALENIYQEFSSGKQDIAAIRNCIKYIYENASSTDKKIKYLNLFGDASYDYKNRTTNNTNIVPVYHALRSDTQGESSFASDDFYARMDPDEGHGISEFGGIDIATGRMLISDNAQAEEMVNKVLEYHDIKSYGNWRNNLVSISDDSDKNGDSTLQARQNTLADRIATEKPFFNIDKIILDSYTQEASAGGSRYPKARTDFFDAFEKGALVFNYLGHGGEDGLAAERIWEKADGQNLNNQYKYPLFITITCEFSRFDDPTRPTAGEYIYWNPKGGAISMLTTIRAIGQPAAENFNDTLNKYLFAYGSNQYSTISEALRNAKNESPSSASNVIFYIGDPALMLAIPKPKINLTKVNDILISQTIPDLKSLSKIKITGEITDENNNLLSNYNGELATAVFDKLITSTTLNNDGYSPAMSFKTLGETIFRGNASVTNGQFEFTFVVPKDIRIPVDNGRISFYSKKTSVLENQSGYNSTIKIGGINENAPVDNINPKVKLYMNDETFVSGGITNSSPFLLAFLEDENGINTASGIGHDIIAVLDGDVSNPYILNDYYQTKLDDYTNGNVRFPLRNLEAGLHTISFTAWDVYNNPVTSEIQFIVVGDESLTLTHVLNYPNPFSTYTQFWFSHNRPYEPLDVQVQVMTITGKVVWTKNQVITTEGFLSREITWDGKDDFGDRIGKGVYIYKLTVKSNLTNKKAEKYEKLVIL; encoded by the coding sequence ATGAAACAAGCTCTAATCCTGTATCTTTTTTTGATTCCGTTTGTCTCATTTTCCCAGATAAATAGCAGCTTCACATTAGATTGGCAAAACAAAAAAGAGGTCAGTTTTGGCGAATACAAAATTATCATTCCTTATTTCACAGGAAACAGTTTTAGGTTCGATACTACTAAAAAAAACATAACACTCTTGCTTAAACTTGACGATTCAGGCTCCTCAAACGACAATTCTGTTTCTTTAACTAACGTCATATACGAAACAATTTCAATATCGGATTTAGGCGATTTAACACCCGAAAACATCCCTAACAAACCAAATGAAACGCTAAAAAACGTCTTATCAAGAGACATAAGGCAAACTTTTCTATCTCTCTCCCCAATTATTAGGGAAGGAAATAGCTACAAACGAATTAAATCATTTTCGTACGTAACAAACAGCAGTTCATCTAAAAGCAGCAATTCATCCACGTATCAAAAGTCAGCTTTAGTCACTAATTCTGTTTTGGCTTCCGGAGACTGGTATCGATTTTATGTTGAAAAATCTGGCGTATACAGAATTTCAAAATCTTTTTTACAAAGTTTAGGATTTGATGCCGGCAAAGTCGACCCAAGAAGAATTAAAATCTATGGAAATGGCGGAAAAATGCTTCCGCTGGCAAATAACATTTATTATCCGGATGATTTAACAGAAAACGGAATTCAGATTATAGGAGAAGAAGACGGAACTTTTAATAATGACGATTATATTCTTTTTTATGCCGAAGGAGTGAACAACTGGAACACGGAAAGCCAGACTAACATTAACTTATATGATACTAAATCATACTATTATATTACGGCAAACGGAGGCGACGGAAAAAGAATTCCCACAACAAATCAGCCTACAGGAAGCAGTACGCTGGAGCTAAACACGTTTGATGACTATCAATTTCACGAAATTGATCTTACTAACATTTTACATCTGGGTCGTTTATGGGTTGGAGAATCCTTCGATATCAATCAGGAACAAGAATTTGAGTTTAATTTTCCTAACCTTGAAACCTCGGTTCCGGTAAAAATAGAAGTAAATGCATTATCGGCAGCTTACACCACTACTTCTTTTGTTGTTTCTGCAAATGGGCAAAGTGTGGGAAATATTTCTTTTGACGCAATCAAAGCAGATTCTGAAGCTCGGTTTTATTTAAAAAACCTCATTTCTAATACTACTATATCGAGTTCAGACAATATCAAAATAAAACTTACCTATAATAATAATAGTGTACCCGGCTCAAAAGGATATCTGGATTATATTAATCTGACTGCAAAGCGAAAACTTCTTGGAACGGGAAAACAATTTAAGTTTCAGTATGATCTTGCAGGTTCAACAGCAGGAATCGCAAATTATACGATTGGAAACGCATCCGGCATTAGCCAAATTTGGGATGTTACAGACCTATATAATGTATCAAAAATAGAAAACCCTAATTTAAGCACTTTTAGCTTTAAAGCTGCTTTAGGAGAAATTCGAAAATATATCGCAATTGATGCTTCTGATTTTTATACTCCTTTAAAAGACAATCAGCCTAAAATTGCAAATCAGGATTTAAAAGGAACTATTTTCAAAAACAGTCAAAATGCATTTCAGGATATCGATTATGTAATTGTTGCGCCAAAATTTTTAGTTTCTCAAGCCGAAAAATTAGCCAATTTTCATCGTAATTATTCTAAACTAAACGTCAAAGTAATTGCATTAGAAAATATCTATCAGGAATTCTCCTCAGGAAAACAGGATATTGCAGCTATTAGAAATTGCATAAAATATATTTACGAAAACGCCTCTTCTACAGATAAAAAAATTAAATACCTGAATTTGTTTGGCGACGCTTCGTATGATTATAAAAACAGAACCACAAACAACACTAATATTGTGCCTGTATATCATGCATTAAGAAGCGATACACAAGGCGAAAGTTCGTTTGCTTCGGATGATTTTTACGCACGCATGGATCCTGATGAAGGACATGGCATTTCTGAGTTTGGCGGAATTGATATTGCCACAGGAAGAATGCTGATTTCTGATAATGCACAAGCAGAAGAAATGGTCAATAAAGTCTTAGAATATCATGATATTAAATCGTACGGAAACTGGCGAAACAACCTCGTATCAATAAGCGATGATTCTGATAAAAACGGTGATTCTACTCTGCAAGCCCGCCAAAACACACTTGCAGATCGCATTGCAACTGAAAAACCTTTTTTTAATATTGATAAAATTATTTTAGACTCTTACACGCAGGAAGCTTCTGCCGGAGGTTCAAGATATCCTAAAGCCAGAACCGATTTTTTTGATGCTTTTGAAAAAGGTGCTTTGGTTTTTAATTATTTAGGACACGGTGGCGAAGATGGTTTGGCAGCCGAAAGAATCTGGGAAAAAGCTGATGGGCAAAATTTAAACAATCAATATAAATACCCTTTATTTATTACAATTACCTGCGAGTTTTCAAGATTTGACGACCCAACAAGACCAACCGCAGGAGAATATATTTATTGGAATCCAAAAGGCGGAGCAATTTCTATGTTGACAACTATTCGTGCAATTGGACAGCCTGCTGCCGAAAATTTCAATGATACCCTAAACAAATATTTATTCGCTTACGGATCAAATCAATACTCAACCATTTCAGAAGCATTGAGAAATGCTAAAAATGAAAGCCCAAGTTCTGCCAGCAATGTTATTTTTTATATAGGAGATCCCGCTTTAATGCTTGCTATTCCGAAACCAAAAATTAATCTGACAAAAGTTAATGATATTTTGATCTCGCAAACTATTCCGGATTTAAAATCATTGTCCAAAATTAAAATTACGGGTGAAATTACAGATGAGAACAACAACCTTTTAAGTAATTATAATGGAGAATTAGCCACAGCCGTTTTCGACAAATTAATCACCAGCACAACCTTAAATAATGATGGTTATAGCCCTGCAATGTCATTTAAAACTCTTGGAGAAACCATTTTTAGAGGAAATGCATCTGTAACAAACGGGCAATTTGAATTTACGTTTGTTGTCCCAAAAGATATCAGAATCCCCGTAGATAATGGCAGAATCAGTTTTTATTCGAAGAAAACCAGCGTATTAGAGAACCAATCCGGTTATAACAGTACGATTAAAATAGGCGGAATAAATGAAAATGCACCCGTGGACAATATAAATCCAAAAGTGAAGTTATATATGAACGATGAAACATTTGTTTCTGGCGGAATTACAAATAGTTCTCCCTTTTTATTGGCTTTTTTAGAAGATGAAAACGGAATAAATACCGCTAGTGGAATTGGTCATGATATTATAGCTGTTTTGGATGGAGATGTCAGTAATCCTTATATATTAAACGATTACTATCAAACTAAATTAGACGATTACACCAACGGAAATGTACGTTTTCCGTTACGAAATTTAGAAGCAGGATTGCACACTATAAGTTTTACAGCATGGGATGTTTATAATAATCCTGTAACAAGCGAAATACAATTTATAGTTGTTGGAGATGAATCATTAACTCTGACGCACGTTCTTAATTATCCGAATCCTTTTTCGACCTACACCCAATTTTGGTTTTCGCACAACAGGCCTTACGAACCTTTAGATGTACAAGTTCAGGTAATGACTATTACAGGAAAAGTGGTATGGACAAAAAATCAGGTTATTACAACAGAAGGCTTTTTATCGAGAGAGATAACATGGGATGGAAAAGATGATTTTGGAGACCGGATAGGAAAAGGAGTATACATCTATAAGCTTACCGTTAAGTCGAATTTAACAAATAAAAAAGCAGAAAAGTACGAAAAACTTGTCATATTATAA
- the pdhA gene encoding pyruvate dehydrogenase (acetyl-transferring) E1 component subunit alpha has protein sequence MKEVTKEVYLKWYEDMLLWRKFEDKLAALYIQQKVRGFLHLYNGQEAVLAGALHAMDLTKDKMITAYRNHVQPIGMGVDPRNVMAELLGKVTGTSKGMGGSMHIFSKEHRFYGGHGIVGGQIPVGAGLAFADKYFETGGVTMTYFGDGAARQGSLHEAFNMAMLWKLPVVFIVENNGYAMGTSVERTANHTDIWKLGLGYEMPCGPVDGMNPVKVAEAMHEAIERARRGDGPTFLEMKTYRYRGHSMSDAQLYRSKEEVEEYKKIDPITQVLDVIMDQKYATEQEIEAIDQRVKDLVEECQKFAEESPYPELQQLYDVVYAQEDYPFTPHKL, from the coding sequence ATGAAAGAAGTTACAAAAGAAGTATATTTAAAGTGGTACGAAGACATGCTGCTTTGGAGAAAGTTTGAAGACAAACTTGCAGCATTATACATTCAACAAAAAGTTAGAGGTTTTCTACACTTATATAATGGTCAGGAAGCCGTATTAGCGGGCGCTTTGCACGCTATGGACCTAACCAAAGATAAAATGATTACCGCTTACAGAAATCACGTGCAGCCAATAGGTATGGGTGTTGATCCCAGAAACGTAATGGCTGAACTTTTAGGAAAAGTAACCGGAACTTCTAAAGGTATGGGAGGTTCTATGCACATTTTCTCTAAAGAACACCGTTTTTACGGAGGTCACGGAATCGTAGGTGGACAAATTCCGGTAGGAGCTGGTTTAGCTTTTGCTGATAAATACTTTGAAACAGGTGGTGTTACCATGACTTATTTTGGTGACGGAGCTGCAAGACAAGGTTCATTACACGAAGCTTTTAACATGGCAATGTTATGGAAACTTCCAGTTGTATTTATCGTTGAAAACAACGGTTATGCAATGGGAACTTCTGTTGAAAGAACTGCAAATCACACTGACATCTGGAAACTTGGTTTAGGATATGAAATGCCTTGCGGACCTGTTGACGGAATGAATCCTGTAAAAGTTGCGGAAGCAATGCACGAAGCTATCGAAAGAGCGCGTCGTGGAGACGGACCAACTTTTCTTGAAATGAAAACGTACCGTTACAGAGGACACTCAATGTCTGATGCGCAATTGTACCGTTCTAAAGAAGAGGTAGAAGAATACAAAAAAATTGACCCGATTACTCAGGTTTTAGATGTAATTATGGATCAAAAATATGCTACAGAACAAGAAATTGAAGCCATTGACCAAAGAGTTAAAGACTTAGTTGAGGAATGCCAGAAATTCGCAGAAGAATCTCCATATCCTGAATTGCAACAATTATACGATGTAGTATACGCACAAGAAGACTATCCATTTACACCTCATAAACTATAA
- the cdd gene encoding cytidine deaminase → MKEISVTSSFLVYDSLNELPNDVQNLMNQAIEIRKKAYAPYSQFRVGAALLLDNGKIVLGSNQENAAYPSGLCAERVAIFHAGSVYPEAKILKMAITAASDTNQTQAPIPPCGSCRQSIAEYEIKQETPIEIYFMGEIGEVYKSTSLKNLLPFMFDKKFL, encoded by the coding sequence ATGAAAGAAATAAGCGTCACATCATCATTTTTGGTATATGATTCACTAAATGAACTGCCAAACGATGTTCAAAACCTAATGAACCAGGCGATTGAAATTCGTAAAAAAGCATATGCTCCCTATTCACAATTTAGAGTTGGTGCAGCTTTACTTTTAGACAACGGAAAAATAGTTCTGGGGTCAAATCAGGAAAACGCAGCTTATCCTTCAGGATTATGTGCAGAACGCGTAGCTATTTTTCACGCCGGAAGTGTTTATCCGGAAGCAAAAATACTAAAAATGGCAATTACAGCCGCTTCAGACACGAATCAGACACAAGCTCCAATTCCGCCATGTGGTTCATGCCGACAATCAATAGCAGAATATGAGATTAAACAGGAAACCCCTATTGAAATCTATTTTATGGGCGAAATAGGCGAAGTTTACAAATCAACATCCCTTAAAAATTTGCTCCCTTTTATGTTTGATAAAAAGTTCTTGTAA
- a CDS encoding hydrolase/aminopeptidase, protein MKKIFLVTLFLSALACQKKDPAEKTTAVKDEHTFSKADLAVVKHLDLDIKVDFDTQTISGKASWQIDNISKGNEIIFDENTLNITKVTLGDDEKETKFELGSAVEFHGKPLHITIEPNTTKVTIYYSTTKDAVALQWLNPQQTADKKKPFLFSQGESIWSRTWIPCQDSPGIRFTYNAKVTVPKDLLAVMSASVNPQKKNDTGIYTFKQDKAIPSYLMAIAVGDIEFQSIDNRTGVYAEPSLLKKAAWEFAELGKMVGAAEKLYGPYRWGRYDVLVLPPSFPYGGMENPNLTFLTPGVIAGDRSLTSLLAHELGHSWSGNLVTNATWDDIWLNEGFTTYVEHRIGEEIFGKKEAEMQNVLTRKDLDDNVAEYGATNPDTRLKVSLTNRNPDDGISQIPYVKGYNFLKVIEAAVGREKFDPFIKNYFDAHAFQSITTEDFVKYLNDNLIKGDKALADKIKLDDWIYKPGIPSNITAASSEDFTAIDNIQKSWRTSGVKGLSEKIKSTTEKQHFIDYLPADITVEEMAAIDNEFSFTKNGNFVIKRQWFVQAIRHQYKTAYPAIEQFMIATSRTGSLMTLYKELVKTPKGKTWAKQIFDKAKSGYHATTVQAVEGLLE, encoded by the coding sequence ATGAAAAAAATATTCTTAGTAACTTTATTTCTATCTGCATTAGCTTGTCAGAAAAAAGATCCGGCAGAAAAAACAACCGCCGTTAAAGACGAACACACTTTTTCTAAAGCAGATCTTGCCGTTGTAAAACATTTGGATCTTGATATCAAAGTCGATTTTGATACACAAACCATTTCAGGAAAAGCTTCGTGGCAAATTGACAACATCAGTAAAGGAAACGAAATTATTTTCGATGAAAACACGCTAAACATTACCAAAGTAACTTTAGGCGATGATGAAAAAGAAACAAAATTCGAACTTGGTTCAGCAGTTGAATTTCACGGAAAACCACTTCATATTACAATTGAGCCAAACACTACAAAAGTTACTATCTATTATAGCACAACCAAAGATGCTGTTGCATTGCAATGGCTAAATCCACAGCAAACGGCAGATAAAAAGAAACCATTTCTTTTTTCTCAAGGCGAAAGTATCTGGTCACGCACCTGGATTCCGTGTCAGGATTCACCGGGAATACGTTTTACTTATAATGCAAAAGTTACCGTTCCTAAAGATTTATTGGCAGTAATGAGTGCTTCAGTAAATCCGCAGAAAAAGAATGACACCGGAATTTACACTTTCAAACAAGACAAAGCAATTCCATCTTATTTAATGGCAATTGCTGTTGGTGATATTGAATTTCAATCAATCGATAACAGAACAGGAGTTTATGCTGAACCATCTTTACTAAAAAAAGCAGCTTGGGAATTTGCTGAATTAGGAAAAATGGTTGGCGCAGCAGAAAAATTATACGGACCTTATCGCTGGGGACGTTATGATGTTTTGGTTTTACCGCCAAGTTTTCCTTATGGCGGAATGGAAAATCCAAACTTAACATTTTTAACTCCGGGCGTTATTGCCGGCGATCGTTCATTAACCAGTTTATTGGCACACGAATTAGGTCACAGCTGGAGCGGAAACTTAGTAACCAATGCAACCTGGGACGATATTTGGCTGAACGAAGGATTCACAACGTATGTTGAACACAGAATTGGAGAAGAAATTTTCGGTAAAAAAGAGGCTGAAATGCAAAACGTTTTAACTCGTAAAGATTTAGACGATAATGTAGCAGAATATGGCGCTACAAACCCAGATACACGATTAAAAGTAAGCCTTACGAACAGAAATCCTGACGATGGAATCAGTCAAATTCCTTATGTAAAAGGATACAACTTCTTAAAAGTAATTGAAGCTGCTGTTGGACGTGAAAAATTCGATCCGTTTATTAAAAACTATTTTGATGCGCATGCTTTTCAATCTATCACAACAGAAGATTTTGTAAAATATCTAAATGACAACCTTATAAAAGGAGACAAAGCCCTTGCTGATAAAATAAAACTAGACGACTGGATTTACAAACCGGGAATCCCTTCAAATATTACTGCAGCTTCATCTGAAGATTTTACTGCAATAGATAATATTCAGAAAAGCTGGAGAACATCAGGCGTTAAAGGATTAAGCGAAAAGATTAAATCGACAACTGAAAAACAACATTTTATCGATTATTTACCCGCAGATATCACTGTTGAAGAAATGGCTGCAATTGATAATGAATTCAGTTTTACTAAAAACGGAAACTTCGTTATTAAACGTCAATGGTTTGTTCAGGCAATTCGTCATCAATACAAAACCGCTTATCCTGCAATTGAACAGTTTATGATTGCAACAAGCAGAACCGGATCTTTAATGACACTTTACAAAGAATTAGTAAAAACTCCGAAAGGAAAAACCTGGGCAAAACAAATTTTCGATAAAGCAAAATCAGGTTATCATGCCACAACTGTTCAGGCTGTTGAAGGTTTATTGGAATAG